In a genomic window of Muntiacus reevesi chromosome 1, mMunRee1.1, whole genome shotgun sequence:
- the TICAM1 gene encoding TIR domain-containing adapter molecule 1 isoform X2, which produces MACAGPSLSAAFDILGAAGQDKLLYLKHKLKTLRPGCRGAYLLHAMVLLKLGQETEARISLEALKADAVAQLVARQWAGVDSTEAPEEPPDLSWAVARVYHLLAEEKLCPAPMREEAYRAALRAFSSRDDLQLRELQEEARDRCGWDVLEDLGGVQTLRSSSDLGCLPPSSASPSRTRSDPRPIEHLSGWSRACSLRSTGSPASLASNLEISQSPTMAFLSVHHNPHGPSKLCDHPQASVVPEPAPLGCQEPEEMSWPPSVEAAGSPVRPSSPVPELPEVTTDACPASPHELPEVPEISAHYPVECTDMPAAPKSLPSPSKNACLVTDQTPVQLSEEDTAYLSAQPHPPAPSMPQTSPSFPSPSMSPFPSPSTSPKSHPPAPKAHSTPPKAHSTSPKAHPTVWNPEPSPAELESSEQKFYNFVVLHASADEHIALRVRERLEALGVRDGATFCEDFQVPGRGELHCLQDALDHSAFIILLLTSNFDCRLSQHQTNQSLMRSLTRHGWQDCVIPFLPLESSLAQLSPSTSSLLTGLVWLDEHSKIFARKVTNTFKPQTLRARKTKWRKDQDARALREQSQQLESERQHAAAWGAAYSAYVHSYLAYQTQVEKLQVALANYMPFGTQLPFGGQGSLGTPPSPFPTLPGHQPPPLPPWLGGTPPPIFPQPSTTFPQPPPTFPQPPPALPQPPPAFSQPPAFPQPPDFPQAPPAHPQSPGLQPLIIHHAQMVQLGVNNHMWNQRGTQAPEDKTQETE; this is translated from the exons ATGGCCTGCGCGGGCCCTTCGCTCTCTGCCGCCTTTGACATTCTAGGCGCCGCGGGTCAGGACAAGCTCTTGTATCTTAAGCACAAACTGAAGACTCTGAGGCCCGGCTGCCGGGGGGCGTACCTCCTGCACGCCATGGTGCTCCTGAAGCTGGGCCAGGAGACCGAGGCCAGGATCTCCTTGGAGGCGCTGAAGGCGGATGCGGTGGCCCAACTGGTGGCCCGCCAGTGGGCTGGTGTGGACAGCACCGAGGCCCCAGAGGAGCCCCCAGACTTGTCCTGGGCCGTTGCCAGGGTGTACCACCTTCTCGCCGAGGAGAAGCTGTGTCCCGCGCCTATGCGGGAGGAGGCCTACCGGGCAGCCCTCCGCGCTTTCAGCTCCAGGGACGACCTCCAGCTGAGGGAGCTCCAGGAAGAGGCCCGGGACCGGTGCGGATGGGACGTCCTTGAGGATCTGGGAGGAGTCCAAACACTGCGCTCCAGCTCCGATCTGGGCTGCCTCCCGCCCTCCTCGGCCTCACCTTCCCGGACGCGCAGCGACCCGCGGCCCATAGAACATCTTTCGGGCTGGAGCAGAGCGTGTTCCCTGAGATCCACTGGCAGCCCGGCCTCCCTGGCCAGCAACTTGGAAATCAGTCAGTCTCCCACCATGGCGTTCCTCAGCGTGCACCACAACCCCCATGGGCCCAGCAAGCTGTGTGACCATCCCCAGGCCAGCGTGGTGCCTGAGCCCGCCCCTTTGGGTTGCCAGGAACCGGAGGAGATGAGCTGGCCCCCATCGGTGGAGGCTGCCGGCTCCCCGGTGCGGCCGAGCAGCCCAGTCCCCGAGCTTCCCGAGGTGACCACGGATGCCTGCCCCGCCAGCCCGCACGAGCTTCCAGAAGTGCCGGAAATCAGCGCCCACTATCCGGTGGAGTGTACAGATATGCCAGCAGCCCCCAAATCTCTCCCTTCACCTTCCAAAAACGCCTGTCTAGTCACAGATCAGACGCCAGTCCAACTTTCAGAGGAAGACACCGCTTACCTGTCGGCTCAGCCACACCCACCGGCTCCTTCCATGCCCCAAACATCCCCGTCCTTTCCTTCCCCATCAAtgtctccctttccttctccatcgaCCTCTCCTAAGTCTCACCCGCCCGCTCCTAAGGCTCACTCGACCCCTCCTAAG GCTCACTCGACCTCTCCTAAGGCTCACCCGACCGTCTGGAACCCAGAGCCCTCTCCTGCGGAGCTGGAGTCGTCCGAGCAGAAATTCTATAACTTTGTGGTGCTCCACGCGAGTGCGGATGAGCACATCGCACTGCGCGTGCGCGAGAGGCTGGAGGCGCTGGGCGTGCGCGATGGGGCCACGTTCTGCGAGGATTTCCAGGTGCCCGGGCGTGGTGAGCTGCACTGCCTGCAGGACGCCCTAGACCACTCAGCCTTCATCATCCTGCTGCTCACCTCCAACTTCGACTGCCGCCTGAGCCAGCATCAGACGAACCAGTCTCTGATGCGCAGCCTCACGCGCCACGGATGGCAGGACTGCGTGATCCCCTTCCTGCCCCTGGAGAGTTCCCTGGCCCAGCTCAGCCCCAGCACATCTAGCCTGCTTACCGGCCTGGTGTGGCTGGACGAGCACTCCAAGATCTTCGCCAGGAAGGTGACCAACACCTTCAAGCCCCAGACGCTGCGGGCCCGCAAGACCAAGTGGAGGAAGGACCAGGATGCCCGGGCACTTCGGGAACAGAGCCAGCAGCTGGAAAGTGAGCGGCAGCACGCAGCGGCGTGGGGCGCGGCGTATTCGGCTTACGTCCACAGCTACCTGGCCTACCAGACGCAGGTGGAGAAGCTCCAGGTCGCTTTGGCGAACTACATGCCATTTGGGACTCAGCTGCCCTTTGGGGGACAGGGGTCCCTGGGAACCCCACCATCACCCTTTCCCACCCTGCCGGGTCATCAGCCGCCGCCCCTACCTCCTTGGCTGGGGGGCACGCCCCCACCGATCTTCCCGCAGCCCTCGACGACCTTTCCGCAGCCCCCGCCGACCTTCCCGCAGCCCCCACCGGCCCTCCCACAGCCCCCACCGGCCTTCTCACAGCCCCCGGCCTTCCCGCAGCCCCCGGACTTCCCACAGGCACCACCTGCGCACCCTCAGAGCCCTGGGCTCCAGCCCCTCATCATACACCATGCACAGATGGTCCAGCTGGGGGTCAACAACCACATGTGGAATCAGAGAGGGACCCAGGCACCCGAGGACAAGACGCAGGAAACGGAATGA
- the TICAM1 gene encoding TIR domain-containing adapter molecule 1 isoform X1, which produces MACAGPSLSAAFDILGAAGQDKLLYLKHKLKTLRPGCRGAYLLHAMVLLKLGQETEARISLEALKADAVAQLVARQWAGVDSTEAPEEPPDLSWAVARVYHLLAEEKLCPAPMREEAYRAALRAFSSRDDLQLRELQEEARDRCGWDVLEDLGGVQTLRSSSDLGCLPPSSASPSRTRSDPRPIEHLSGWSRACSLRSTGSPASLASNLEISQSPTMAFLSVHHNPHGPSKLCDHPQASVVPEPAPLGCQEPEEMSWPPSVEAAGSPVRPSSPVPELPEVTTDACPASPHELPEVPEISAHYPVECTDMPAAPKSLPSPSKNACLVTDQTPVQLSEEDTAYLSAQPHPPAPSMPQTSPSFPSPSMSPFPSPSTSPKSHPPAPKAHSTPPKAHSTPPKAHSTPPKAHSTSPKAHPTVWNPEPSPAELESSEQKFYNFVVLHASADEHIALRVRERLEALGVRDGATFCEDFQVPGRGELHCLQDALDHSAFIILLLTSNFDCRLSQHQTNQSLMRSLTRHGWQDCVIPFLPLESSLAQLSPSTSSLLTGLVWLDEHSKIFARKVTNTFKPQTLRARKTKWRKDQDARALREQSQQLESERQHAAAWGAAYSAYVHSYLAYQTQVEKLQVALANYMPFGTQLPFGGQGSLGTPPSPFPTLPGHQPPPLPPWLGGTPPPIFPQPSTTFPQPPPTFPQPPPALPQPPPAFSQPPAFPQPPDFPQAPPAHPQSPGLQPLIIHHAQMVQLGVNNHMWNQRGTQAPEDKTQETE; this is translated from the coding sequence ATGGCCTGCGCGGGCCCTTCGCTCTCTGCCGCCTTTGACATTCTAGGCGCCGCGGGTCAGGACAAGCTCTTGTATCTTAAGCACAAACTGAAGACTCTGAGGCCCGGCTGCCGGGGGGCGTACCTCCTGCACGCCATGGTGCTCCTGAAGCTGGGCCAGGAGACCGAGGCCAGGATCTCCTTGGAGGCGCTGAAGGCGGATGCGGTGGCCCAACTGGTGGCCCGCCAGTGGGCTGGTGTGGACAGCACCGAGGCCCCAGAGGAGCCCCCAGACTTGTCCTGGGCCGTTGCCAGGGTGTACCACCTTCTCGCCGAGGAGAAGCTGTGTCCCGCGCCTATGCGGGAGGAGGCCTACCGGGCAGCCCTCCGCGCTTTCAGCTCCAGGGACGACCTCCAGCTGAGGGAGCTCCAGGAAGAGGCCCGGGACCGGTGCGGATGGGACGTCCTTGAGGATCTGGGAGGAGTCCAAACACTGCGCTCCAGCTCCGATCTGGGCTGCCTCCCGCCCTCCTCGGCCTCACCTTCCCGGACGCGCAGCGACCCGCGGCCCATAGAACATCTTTCGGGCTGGAGCAGAGCGTGTTCCCTGAGATCCACTGGCAGCCCGGCCTCCCTGGCCAGCAACTTGGAAATCAGTCAGTCTCCCACCATGGCGTTCCTCAGCGTGCACCACAACCCCCATGGGCCCAGCAAGCTGTGTGACCATCCCCAGGCCAGCGTGGTGCCTGAGCCCGCCCCTTTGGGTTGCCAGGAACCGGAGGAGATGAGCTGGCCCCCATCGGTGGAGGCTGCCGGCTCCCCGGTGCGGCCGAGCAGCCCAGTCCCCGAGCTTCCCGAGGTGACCACGGATGCCTGCCCCGCCAGCCCGCACGAGCTTCCAGAAGTGCCGGAAATCAGCGCCCACTATCCGGTGGAGTGTACAGATATGCCAGCAGCCCCCAAATCTCTCCCTTCACCTTCCAAAAACGCCTGTCTAGTCACAGATCAGACGCCAGTCCAACTTTCAGAGGAAGACACCGCTTACCTGTCGGCTCAGCCACACCCACCGGCTCCTTCCATGCCCCAAACATCCCCGTCCTTTCCTTCCCCATCAAtgtctccctttccttctccatcgaCCTCTCCTAAGTCTCACCCGCCCGCTCCTAAGGCTCACTCGACCCCTCCTAAGGCACACTCGACCCCTCCTAAGGCACACTCGACCCCTCCTAAGGCTCACTCGACCTCTCCTAAGGCTCACCCGACCGTCTGGAACCCAGAGCCCTCTCCTGCGGAGCTGGAGTCGTCCGAGCAGAAATTCTATAACTTTGTGGTGCTCCACGCGAGTGCGGATGAGCACATCGCACTGCGCGTGCGCGAGAGGCTGGAGGCGCTGGGCGTGCGCGATGGGGCCACGTTCTGCGAGGATTTCCAGGTGCCCGGGCGTGGTGAGCTGCACTGCCTGCAGGACGCCCTAGACCACTCAGCCTTCATCATCCTGCTGCTCACCTCCAACTTCGACTGCCGCCTGAGCCAGCATCAGACGAACCAGTCTCTGATGCGCAGCCTCACGCGCCACGGATGGCAGGACTGCGTGATCCCCTTCCTGCCCCTGGAGAGTTCCCTGGCCCAGCTCAGCCCCAGCACATCTAGCCTGCTTACCGGCCTGGTGTGGCTGGACGAGCACTCCAAGATCTTCGCCAGGAAGGTGACCAACACCTTCAAGCCCCAGACGCTGCGGGCCCGCAAGACCAAGTGGAGGAAGGACCAGGATGCCCGGGCACTTCGGGAACAGAGCCAGCAGCTGGAAAGTGAGCGGCAGCACGCAGCGGCGTGGGGCGCGGCGTATTCGGCTTACGTCCACAGCTACCTGGCCTACCAGACGCAGGTGGAGAAGCTCCAGGTCGCTTTGGCGAACTACATGCCATTTGGGACTCAGCTGCCCTTTGGGGGACAGGGGTCCCTGGGAACCCCACCATCACCCTTTCCCACCCTGCCGGGTCATCAGCCGCCGCCCCTACCTCCTTGGCTGGGGGGCACGCCCCCACCGATCTTCCCGCAGCCCTCGACGACCTTTCCGCAGCCCCCGCCGACCTTCCCGCAGCCCCCACCGGCCCTCCCACAGCCCCCACCGGCCTTCTCACAGCCCCCGGCCTTCCCGCAGCCCCCGGACTTCCCACAGGCACCACCTGCGCACCCTCAGAGCCCTGGGCTCCAGCCCCTCATCATACACCATGCACAGATGGTCCAGCTGGGGGTCAACAACCACATGTGGAATCAGAGAGGGACCCAGGCACCCGAGGACAAGACGCAGGAAACGGAATGA